The following coding sequences lie in one Alloacidobacterium dinghuense genomic window:
- a CDS encoding YceI family protein, protein MRLSVIYLVLVSAMLCPPSRAQVPVFQVTPIQSSIRINTTSSRPLTGNFDKWNATLTFASRDPTSAAFQAEIQTASVHCRDSKNDDEVKGKDLLNVAQDPVISFKSNKVVQTGKTTYDLVGTFTMRGVSKPATLKLAIAEQGSSSGYVQGIVPFDLADYGMTSKKIDERGEVDFNLKAEHVSGPELIHKRFP, encoded by the coding sequence ATGCGACTGTCAGTCATCTATCTCGTGCTAGTGAGTGCAATGTTGTGCCCGCCGTCCCGGGCGCAGGTGCCTGTCTTCCAGGTTACTCCCATCCAAAGCTCCATCCGGATCAATACGACATCTTCGAGGCCCCTTACTGGCAATTTTGACAAATGGAATGCGACGCTGACCTTCGCGTCACGCGACCCTACATCGGCCGCGTTTCAAGCCGAAATCCAGACAGCGAGCGTGCATTGCAGGGACAGCAAGAACGATGACGAAGTGAAGGGCAAGGACTTGCTGAACGTCGCGCAGGACCCGGTCATTTCGTTCAAATCCAACAAAGTTGTCCAGACGGGGAAAACTACCTACGACCTTGTCGGCACCTTCACCATGCGCGGCGTTTCCAAGCCGGCAACACTGAAACTGGCAATCGCCGAGCAGGGTAGCAGCTCAGGATACGTCCAGGGAATTGTACCCTTCGACCTTGCGGACTACGGGATGACCAGCAAGAAGATCGATGAGCGCGGCGAGGTCGATTTCAACCTCAAGGCAGAGCACGTGAGCGGGCCCGAATTGATTCACAAAAGGTTTCCGTAA